The DNA window CCTGGTGGTCGCCTCCGGGGTGGCGGTGCTGGTCATGTCGCTGACCGCCTACGAGGCTCTGCGCGACACCGCCGAGGCCTTTTACGAGCGCCACCGCTTCGCCCAGGTCTTCGCCACGGTCAAGCGCGCACCCGAGCACCTGGCCGCACGGATCGCCGCCCTGCCCGGCGTGCAGACGGTTGAGACCCGGATCGTCGAGCTGGCGATCCTGGATATCGCCGGCTTCGAGGAGCCGGTGATCGGCACCCTGGCCTCGATCCCGGAGCGCGGCCAGCCGCTGCTGAACCGCCTGGCCCTGCGCCAGGGCCGCCTGGTGGCGCCCGACCGCCCCGACGAGGTGGTGATCAGCGAGTCCTTCTCGGAAGGCCACGGCCTGGTCCCCGGCGACCACCTCCACGCCATCATCAACGGCCACAAGCGGCGCCTCGATGTGGTCGGGGTCGCCCTCTCGCCGGAGTACGTCTACTCGATCGGCCCCGGGGCCCTGATGCCCGACGACCAGCGCTTCGGCGTGCTCTGGATGGGGCGGGAGGCCCTGGCCGCCGCCTACGACCTGGACGGCGCCTTCAACGACGTGGCGGTCTCCCTGCTGCGCGGCGCCTCGTCGGCAGAGGTCATCGACCGCGTGGACCAGATGCTGGGGCGCTATGGCGGCATCGGCGCCTTCGACCGCAAGGACCAGGTCTCGAACTGGTTCGTCGAGAACGAGTTCGATCAGCTGAAGAACCTGGCCACGATCCTGCCGACAATCTTCCTCTCGGTCGCCGCCTTCCTGACCAACATGGTGCTGAACCGCCTGATCGCGATCGAGCGCAGCGAGATCGGCCTGGTCAAGGCCTTCGGCTATTCCAGCCTGGAGATCGGCTGGCACTACATGAAGCTGGTCATGGCCATCGCCGGGCTCGGCATCGTGATCGGCTGGGGTCTCGGCTCCTGGCTGGGCAACTTCTTGACAGAGATCTTGGCCCAGCAATACCGCTTTCCCTTCATCTACTACCGTCCGGGCCCGGCGGCCTACGCCATCGGCGCCATGGTCAGCCTGGTCGCGGGCCTGCTCGGAACCTGGGGCGCGCTGCGCCGGGCCGTGGCGCTGCCGCCGGCCGAGGCGATGCAGCCGCCGGCACCGCCGCTTTACCGCAAGACCCGCCTCGGCGCGCTGGGCCTGGCACTCGGACTGGACCAGCCAACCCGGATGATC is part of the Kiloniellales bacterium genome and encodes:
- a CDS encoding FtsX-like permease family protein codes for the protein MRALNRKLARDLWRLRGQVLAIALVVASGVAVLVMSLTAYEALRDTAEAFYERHRFAQVFATVKRAPEHLAARIAALPGVQTVETRIVELAILDIAGFEEPVIGTLASIPERGQPLLNRLALRQGRLVAPDRPDEVVISESFSEGHGLVPGDHLHAIINGHKRRLDVVGVALSPEYVYSIGPGALMPDDQRFGVLWMGREALAAAYDLDGAFNDVAVSLLRGASSAEVIDRVDQMLGRYGGIGAFDRKDQVSNWFVENEFDQLKNLATILPTIFLSVAAFLTNMVLNRLIAIERSEIGLVKAFGYSSLEIGWHYMKLVMAIAGLGIVIGWGLGSWLGNFLTEILAQQYRFPFIYYRPGPAAYAIGAMVSLVAGLLGTWGALRRAVALPPAEAMQPPAPPLYRKTRLGALGLALGLDQPTRMIFRQILRWPLRSAMTALGIALAVSVLITSLHWRDAITHLVEVNFFDAQHQDLTVGLVDPQSTEVTRDFARLPGVLSVEPFRSLRVRLRSGPREKRVSITGVTAAARLQPPYDAGGRVVPVPPEGLVLSKKLAEILEVGPGDEVTVEVLEGRRPVREVPVAGVVETYIGTAAYMSLAAANRLMRERPSVDALHLLVDPKRQAALFAELKALPRVSAVMLRRATVDKFYDTMARIMFIFISFYAVFACTLAFGVAYNSARIALSERGRELATLRVLGMSRLEISYILLGEVAVLVFLGLPLGCLCGAGLAWLMTDLFETDLYRVPMYIESATFGFSVLITLAATVVSAAIVRRRVDRLDLVAVLKTRE